The Eleutherodactylus coqui strain aEleCoq1 chromosome 6, aEleCoq1.hap1, whole genome shotgun sequence genome window below encodes:
- the RNF26 gene encoding E3 ubiquitin-protein ligase RNF26 — MQGILLVVSGLGWLLDLLLFVLDLNYWLVSSLVSFLLWTLYFLLNLPGSITFGVARCWENALVSAARLGEVSGNLAVGWVHAVGDGLRGLLSGLDALQLLWNLTCHLLLRSKEMMQRGLLSIALCGQNLHRQLCEALGIAGGLVAYIVNSLVNVSLIGVQNVLSAALGLWLTAVNVVVVGKELMVALLSQISSTAVAGVILFWTPFQLAVDLLVSCGTGVGVILFRHLYEVLLLLFLIWVTRAMFRPSPALRSFQERLRRCGHVVQILVHNLLSAEVWRRAAAWCLQLVRMYRAAWDRDQNRARTRAQDMPVGAARAQGAAGTARAHNPQPPVRVQPAAALNVPPERSRRAPPPPCASTSHETEPAAGDPWKLLKQQEESKKCVICQDENKTVLLLPCRHLCLCSQCTEILLQQPILQRNCPLCRKMILQTLTVYM; from the coding sequence atgcAGGGCATCCTGCTGGTCGTCAGCGGCCTGGGCTGGCTCCTGGACCTGCTGCTGTTCGTGCTGGACCTGAATTACTGGCTTGTTTCCAGCCTCgtctccttcctcctctggacGCTCTATTTCCTGCTCAACCTCCCGGGCTCCATCACGTTTGGCGTGGCCCGCTGCTGGGAGAACGCCCTGGTGTCGGCGGCGCGGCTGGGCGAGGTGTCCGGTAACCTGGCGGTGGGCTGGGTGCACGCGGTGGGGGATGGGCTGCGCGGCCTCCTGTCCGGACTGGACGCTCTGCAGCTGCTGTGGAACCTGACGTGTCACCTGCTGCTGCGGAGCAAAGAGATGATGCAGCGCGGCCTCCTCAGCATCGCCCTCTGCGGGCAGAACCTGCACCGCCAGCTGTGCGAGGCGCTGGGCATCGCCGGCGGCCTGGTGGCCTACATCGTCAACAGCCTGGTCAACGTGTCGCTCATCGGCGTGCAGAACGTCCTGTCGGCGGCCCTCGGACTCTGGCTCACCGCCGTCAACGTGGTCGTCGTAGGGAAAGAGCTAATGGTGGCGCTGCTGTCCCAGATCTCCAGCACGGCCGTCGCCGGCGTCATCCTCTTCTGGACGCCCTTCCAGTTGGCGGTGGACCTGCTGGTGTCCTGCGGCACGGGGGTCGGCGTCATCCTCTTCAGACACCTCTAcgaggtcctcctgctgctcttcttaaTCTGGGTCACCCGCGCCATGTTCAGGCCTTCTCCCGCATTACGTTCATTCCAAGAAAGACTCCGCCGCTGCGGCCATGTTGTCCAAATACTCGTCCACAACTTGCTGAGCGCTGAGGTTtggcgcagggccgccgcctggTGCCTGCAGCTGGTCAGGATGTACCGAGCTGCTTGGGACAGAGACCAGAACCGGGCGCGGACCAGAGCGCAGGACATGCCCGTAGGGGCGGCCAGGGCACAGGGCGCTGCAGGAACCGCGCGGGCGCACAATCCACAACCACCTGTGCGGGTGCAACCAGCCGCGGCTCTGAATGTACCACCTGAGCGGTCACGGAGAGCGCCCCCACCACCCTGCGCATCAACCTCTCATGAGACGGAGCCGGCGGCAGGAGACCCCTGGAAGCTACTGAAGCAGCAGGAGGAGAGTAAGAAATGCGTCATCTGCCAAGACGAAAATAAGACTGTCCTCCTGCTGCCGTGCCGCCATCTTTGTCTCTGCTCACAGTGCACCGAAATCCTCCTGCAGCAGCCGATACTGCAGCGTAACTGTCCGCTGTGTCGGAAAATGATCCTGCAGACGCTGACCGTTTACATGTGA